Within Spinacia oleracea cultivar Varoflay chromosome 4, BTI_SOV_V1, whole genome shotgun sequence, the genomic segment ATTTGTGATTTACGGGTAATgaaaatatagtcgtgtggggtcttgtttgattcgtttcGATATGTACTTtcgaaatatcaactttttataatttttacgaatacgaaattagagatattaatgtcctAACAATTACATTGGCAAGAGTGAAAATGTAAACTGTccccattatttcgaaacggagaGAGAATTAATCAAGACCTTAGCACTTTGCATATAATTAACGTTAATTtgtattccttttttttttttaattcaaagtaTACTTTCAAACAGGTAGTATAATTACGACGGCTAGTACTTGCGCCACCATAGCGGGTGTTGCACCCCACGCCTACACCACCTCGAAGCATGGCGTGTTGGGGCTCATGAGGAACACCGCCGTGGAACTTGGAAAGCATGGGATTCGAGTGAACTGCGTGTCACCACACGTGGTCGCAACCTATATGACTAAGACCTTCTTTGATCTAGATGATGAAGATTTTGCTAATATATACTCTAATCTCAAAGGAGCTATGTGTAAAAAGGAGGATGTTGCGAGTGCGGCTTTGTTTCTTGCAAGTGATGAATCCAAGTTTATTAGTGGACATAATCTTATTGTAGATGGAGGATTTACTATTGTGAATCCAGCATTTAGTATGTTTGAAAAACTTTAGTAAAGATTTTTGAGGTGTGGTTACATTATTTATCCGTATTTCGGTTTTCGTATTTACTAGACAAAGGTAATAggtacaacttttttttttttgacccaAGGTACAACTTACAAtagtacttcctctgttccacCATAGATGCATCAAATATCaaccttttataattttacttatacgcatttagagatattaatgttcaaagaagcGTGTTGGCATGCGTGCAAATAGAAAGGCTAATGCACCAGCCGGGAATCGAACCCGGGTCTGTACCGTGGCACGGTACTATTCTACCACTGGTGCTTAATGTTATAAGTCATAGACAAACATATATATTTATTCTGCAGTGCATAGTAGcgttttctcttttcttttattcGACCAATCAGCCTTTGTAGTAAGGGAGAGGAGACATTTTTATGTAATTTCTATTTCTATTATGAAACTAGGAAACTTTTAATACATTAAGTTTGTCGCTTTTCTTGTTAAGGTAAAAATCATGTACTAATtgtataattatttattttttaactaaaatttctagattttttttaaaaaaattagtagGAAAGAAAATCAGGTGAAATTCTTGGAGTAAGTCGTTCTTGTGGATGATGAGGGTAAAGGAGAGATCAAGACGGAGACCAAAATGATACAAAAATACAAGAACTTCCTTTAGCCGTCAAATAGTAAGCCGCTTGATAATTAACCTCGATCGGAAACAATGATTGATCGAGACGGAAGCAAAATTTTGATAAGTTCCTCTTCACATCCTCGATTAAACCTTTAATTTCTCACGGAACCTGCCATACGTAATTAATTTTTCAAGTTGATCACCCCTAATTAAGTTATCTCGATCTCTCCATAATAAAGCTTTTGCGCCCCAATGCCATGCACTCCTGATTCCCTTTCTGAGTGTCAAAACTTCGACAAATTAAAGAGAATGTCGTCCTCCACGTGAAGCGCCTTTGCTCCCGCCATCAACAAAGCACCTTTATAATCACGAATGAAAAAACTCAAACATTGTAGAGAAAATGCTAATGTATATTTAGGGTTATTGAGATCTCATAATAACTTTAGTAATTACGTAGTGCTGATTAGTAtaaaaaattcacaaaattcTTATAAACCCTATTCCTAATACAACTTGGACTATAACTCTAATAAAGAATTCTCCGAGTCCTAGCATATAAATTGTACAAATCTAGTTACATTAGCTTTCCAAATATAATTAGGATTATTGTAACACTATATAATCAATGCAAATCTAACAATAGCAATATTTAGTGGGTCAATTAACTTAGGATATCGATCGAAGAACAACAATGTCTAACAAGAAGGTGAAGAAGTATGAGGAAGATCCAATCCCCatcgaaatcaaagctaaaaTAATTGAGCCTTTCGACCAATACTTAGACATTCTTCGCCTTCGAGCTGTGTCTACTTCCTTCCGATCTCTTATCCCCCTTCCTTCTAAACCTTATTCCGGGGACGTCTTTTTAGACGTCCCTCCCTTATTCTTTGATGATTCCAATTCCGATTCCGGTTCCGATTCCGATTCCGATTCTTATTCTTATACTTCACAACTCAACCGTAAGATTCTGTATCTTATAACTAaccataacaataacaataagtaTATAATCCACGTTAAACAAACTGCTAATACTAGCCGTTTTAAAACACTTCCTCTCTTCGAGTTTGACGACGGCGGAAAGGTATCGAAGATCAACCTCTTAGACCATAAGGTGATGGAGATTTTTAGATTCTATGATTTCGGTTATAAAACTAGTGGTTTAAATTTCAAAAGAATGGTGTCGAATTTACATCCTACTACGTCTAAACTCATATTTTTAGGTCTATTTAATGGGAAGTTATTTTGGTGGAGATATGTGGGTGACAATTGGAACCCTATATCAATTTCCTTGCCAAGGAAATCTAATTCAACAACCTTATTTGTTGATGTTATTAATTACAAGGGTCAATTTTTAGCTCTTAATTGCGACAAAAGACTTATTAAGATCATAATAAGAATAACCTCATTGGAGAAATCTCAAGGTGTTGTTTTTCATCAAGAGATTGTGTCAGAACAATCTCGTTATAATGAAGCCTATATGAAATCTCACTTAGTCGAGTGCGATGGAGACTTGTATTTGGTTATGGTTTATgcaaaaaaggagagaaaattgAGTTGTTATAATAATGGGGAAGTTGAAGAGCCAAAAGATGTTGGTAATAAGTTGAAGGTTTTCCAATTGGATCAAAAAGAGGGAAACTattattggagaaaggttaatAAGTTGGGTGGTAAAGTGTTTTTCTTGTGGGAGAGAGCAAGTTTTGCAATCTCGGAAAAAGATGTTGGATCATCTAAAGGGGATTTGATATTCTGGAATCGTAATCGCTATAATTTGGAGGATAACACTTTTCAAAGATTTGAACAAAAGTATCATgggagaaaaagaaataaatccAAGGTACGTGGAGGTAATTTGTTTACTTGGCCAATGTAAAATTCAGTTGCTTATCAGGTATGTATATCGATAAAATAATTGTGTTGCAGATTACATATACTACGTAACATCCATTGATCATCCCATTACGAGCTACCAAGATATATATTACGTGTaaattcatttttctttttttactgacaataaattttgttattttatttctttacaTAAATTAGGACATAATCTTGACATAATGTTTTTTTAAGTCCTAATTTCCTTGggctttttcttttaaaaaaatgaaaaaataagttgctagatcgaatttcatttttaatacAAGTACGTAATATATAGTAGTACATTTCTTTTATTGGTGATACTACGTACATTGTTATGCCATTAGTACCTATGTTGTAGTTCATAGAACGTGTTGTTCTGTGTCACTTACTTACTTCAAAATGTTCTTCGATATGCACATACTAATACGAAATAACTCGGAGTAGTCCTAAGTCATTATATAATTTGTGCTGCTAGTTTGGTTGATATcataaatgaaaaaaatgcATCACTAGCATGTATATTAAGTAGTTAAAATTTAACACTTGAACAACGAACAGtattctttaaaaaaaagaaaaaaagaagaacaTTTCGTTAAAATATGCACTAGCCGGGAATCGAACCCTGTATTATGTATGATATGAATAATCGTCTATGATATATTGATATGATTATTGATTAAATGTGGTTTAATGTGTATTTCGACTTTTACAAATGGTGCATTGCCTGGCATAAATATGTTACAACTTACAACCCCTGTtattttttacttatttttttacttttatttattaaagtattgattttttttccacGTTTGACCGAATATagcgcaatttggattatacaccagggtgcacagtgctcattgtgcaccctttgaacatttattgaaaatctaatgaacattaagaatgatttcaatgtacatgtactagtgaaatatttaaactatatgttctatgaATTTGAACAATATGTTCAttggctatatgttctttgggtatAAACAATATGTTCTCtgcatttgaactatatgttcatttaagAGTTAAGATAAAAAAAATGGGGTCTCACCTTTGCAATTTTTCACCGTTAAGGACCCGTATCTTTTCTTTTCACCGTTAAGGACCCGTTAAGTATATCCCGgcctaaattaataataaatctgAAAGTTTAATCCCCATGGTTAAAAGGTTAGTCCCTTACACGTGTAAACATATTATTTGTGGTGCAATAAACAATAAGCCAATTAATTATTGACACGTGTCACAACAAAAGGGTGAATTAAATATTTTCCTTTATGAtgtaaattaaaaattcaattagaaaatataatataataatatattttagtgtaactttttttttttaattaatggaGTAATATTATTTGCTAAAattctaataatatatttttgcgTACTCTGTATTTTGATTATTGCTATACTCCTTAATTGTTGTTGGATTTATATTCCTATAACAAACCATGTATACATTGGATAACATTCGTGGCTTTACATAGAGTGTACTAGTGTATCAACTTACGTGGCTTTATATCAACAATACGGTAATTATTCACTTGGTCATCCATGGATATATATTATATCAACAAGTTTTTTGTATCTGATTAAGTTAGCCTTGCTTTTTGGTAATGCCGAATTGACATTTGTATGAAAAGCCTCGAGTTATTTATCAATTCGTAGTCTTAACTTCCATACCAACGGGTGGATGATCATTCTTCTTATGTCATCACTTATAAATCAAAGAGAAGCTGCATGCTACTAGTATCAACTATAAGTTGTTCTGCTTCAATATGTGTTTTACATTTTCATTGTTACGGCTAATTTTTTAGGGTGCAAATGGAAAAACATGACagaaaagagaaaattaaattacaaatattctttttaaaataaaaaaaaaaatcatacggcgtataagaattatgtgaatatacTTCTTTTAAAAATTCCTATAGAAAATATACATATTTTTCAGAAATAAGTTACATATTGTAATTTACAACTTATGATATTAAAGATTTCCtccctgttttttttttattaattctaataatattgtatatgttttttttttgattcaaaTGTGGATAATAATAAATCCCAAAGGAAGAAAACAAAAGGAAAGCTAAGCTACGAACATTGAAATAACCTACTATGGAGGAATGAGGCGAGGAAAAGCCACACCCCTAATATCCTCTACTAAAATCTTATTCAAACAGCAAGGAACAAAAGTTAAAATCTGAAGAGTGGCGTTTTGGAGAACGTCTTGGTTGGCTAACCAATCCGCTGCCCGGTTGCCTTCGCGGTACACATGAGTGACTTGTATGGTCCATTCAGGCCTGTCTAATAGCTTAAAGCATTGGTTTAGTAAGTGAGTGCACTCACCCCTTCCACTGTCTCTGCTTTTTAGAATTTGTACACACGCTAGGTTATCCATTTGAACGACAAGCTTGGGGATTAGCAGGTCTCTCGCTAATTCTAGTCCTCTTAGCAGTGCTTTGACCTCAGCCATAAACGATGAGCATTGTCCAAAGTTGGCCGTGAGTGCAGAGATGAAGGTGCCTTGTTGATCGCGTATTATTGCTCCTCCCCCTGCAGGTCCAGGGGATCCCTTAGCTGCCCCATCAACGTTGAGTGCGTACCAGTCATTGTCGGGGTGCTGCCATTGAATGAGTTTTTCAATTCTGCTAGTTGGACTTTGGTTCTTCTCATCCCCTTCTATGCTGCGTCTCATCTCATCATACCGTATCCTTAGGAAAGCTCCAAAGTCTGGTGGATTTTCATGGTTGCGGCCAAACACAACATTGTTTCTCCACCTCCATATCCACCAAATAGTGATGCAAAAGTAAGTCGCCCAACAAGGCATTCCATCCTCATCTTGGTGCTGAATGTTGTTTGTTATCCACTGTTTCAAGGGGTCAGTGTAGAATCTAGGCTTATCAGCAGGCCCACCAAGTCGGTTCCAAACAACCTTGGCCAGGGGGCAGTCTCTTAGTATATGCAATGTTGATTCCTCTTGTGCACCACAGATGTAGCATTTGGGATCCTCGGTCATGTGCCTTTTAAATCGATTTGAGTTACCCATTACCCTGTCATGGCATACGATCCACAGGAAGGCACGGTTCCGTTGTTGCACAGGGGCATTCCATATCAGGTTCCAACATTCATCATCTATAAAGTCAGCTTCATTGCGCATCAAACTGATAGCTGATTTTATCGAGAATTTACCTTTGTTCCCAAACTGCCAATACAACAGGTCTGCGAGTTCTGGATCTTCTTTCAGCTCATATGGTTCAATCAGTATTAAGTGATCTGCGTGGAGATATTGTGCAAAGGTTTCCCATTTCCAGCCTTGATTCTCATCCCACATCTCACTCACCGTAGCACCAGCCAGCTCTTCTGGAATTGGTTGTGTGACCATCTCACTAAATGGCTTAGGAGATGCCCAGCTGTGATCCCAGAATAGGGTGCGCATACCATTACCTACTGTTGTCCGTGTGCCTTCGCATAATACTTTTGCATTTTTTGTGATACCAGACCA encodes:
- the LOC130471917 gene encoding uncharacterized protein; the protein is MSNKKVKKYEEDPIPIEIKAKIIEPFDQYLDILRLRAVSTSFRSLIPLPSKPYSGDVFLDVPPLFFDDSNSDSGSDSDSDSYSYTSQLNRKILYLITNHNNNNKYIIHVKQTANTSRFKTLPLFEFDDGGKVSKINLLDHKVMEIFRFYDFGYKTSGLNFKRMVSNLHPTTSKLIFLGLFNGKLFWWRYVGDNWNPISISLPRKSNSTTLFVDVINYKGQFLALNCDKRLIKIIIRITSLEKSQGVVFHQEIVSEQSRYNEAYMKSHLVECDGDLYLVMVYAKKERKLSCYNNGEVEEPKDVGNKLKVFQLDQKEGNYYWRKVNKLGGKVFFLWERASFAISEKDVGSSKGDLIFWNRNRYNLEDNTFQRFEQKYHGRKRNKSKVRGGNLFTWPM